In Patescibacteria group bacterium, the following proteins share a genomic window:
- a CDS encoding tetratricopeptide repeat protein, with amino-acid sequence GVIYFHNGDKEKAKEYIEKALEINPGDDRLRKTLEIVSNQGDSLYKESP; translated from the coding sequence TGGGGGTAATATATTTTCATAATGGGGATAAGGAAAAAGCGAAAGAATACATAGAAAAAGCGTTGGAGATAAACCCAGGGGACGATAGATTAAGGAAAACATTGGAAATTGTCTCCAACCAAGGAGACTCCTTGTAC